The DNA region CCTCCAGCGAGAAACGCTTCTGGCCGACGTACTTGGTCTGCAGGAAGTTCTCGAAGGCTTCGGCGGCGTTGAGCTTGCTCAGAATGTATTTCTGCTGCGCCACAGTCGGTTTGACGTGCTTGACCTCGATGCGCTCCTGCAGCCACTGCTGCTGCTCGGGTTCGAGGATGTGGGTGTACTCCACGCCGACGTGGCGGCAGTAGGCGTCGCGCAGCACCGATAGGATCTCGCGCAGCTTGCGGATGTCGCCGCCGGGCAGGCCGGTGACCTTGAATTCGCGATCCAGGTCCCACAGCGTCAGACCGTGGCTCTGCACATCGAGGTCGGGGTGGCTGCGGAACCGGGTGTTGTCCAGGCGCAGCGGGTCGATGTCGGCCATCAGGTGACCGCGGTTGCGGTAGGCGGCGATCAACTCCACGACCCGGGCGTTCTTGTCGACGACGGAGTCCGGGTTGTCCGAACGCCAGCGCACCGGCTCATAGGGGATGGACAACTCGAAGAAGATTTCGTCCCAGAACGCGTCCGAGAGCAGCATCTCGTGCACGGTGCGCAGGAAGTCGCCCGATTCCGCGCCCTGGATGATGCGGTGGTCGTAGGTGGAGGTCAGCGTGATCACCTTGCCGACGCCGAGCTCGGCGATGCGCTGTTCGCTGGCGCCCTGGAATTCCGCCGGGTACTCCATCGCGCCGACGCCGATGATGGTGCCCTGGCCGGCCATCAGCCGCGGCACCGAATGCACGGTGCCGATGGTGCCGGGGTTGGTCAGCGAGATCGTCACCCCGGAGAAGTCCTCGGCGGTCAGCTTGCCGTCGCGGGCGCGACGCACGATGTCCTCATAGGCGTCGACGAACTGCGCGAAGCGCAGCGACTCCGATTTCTTGATGGCGGCCACCACCAGGGACCGCTTGCCACCGGCGCCGTGCAGGTCGATCGCCAGACCGAGATTGGTATGAGCCGGGGTGACCGCGTTCGGTTTGCCGTCGATCTCGGCGAAGTGCCGGTTCATGTTCGGGAACTGCTTGACCGCCTGCACGATCGCGTAACCCAACAGGTGGGTGAAGGAGATCTTGCCGCCGCGGGTCCGCTTGAGCTGGTTGTTGATGACGATGCGGTTGTCGATCATCAACTTGGCCGGCACCGCACGCACGCTGGTGGCCGTCGGCACCTCCAGCGAGCTGGACATGTTCTTGACCACCGCGGCCGCGGCGCCGCGCAGCACCTGCGTCTCGTCGTCGGCCGCCGGTGCGGGGGCCGAAGAGGCGGCCGGCTTGGCGGGCTGGGCGGGCCGGGACGCGGGAGCCGGGGCCGGGGCGGGAGTCGAAGTCGGGGTCGGGGCACTGGCCACAGGGGCGGGAGCGGCGGCGAGAGCAGGGGTGGGCGGTGCAGGCGGGGTCGCGCTCGGGGCCGGCGCGGCGGCGCCGTCGCCCGGTTGGTAGCCGGCCAGGAACTCGTGCCAACTCGCATCCACCGAGGAGGGATCCTCGCGGAATTTGCGGTACATCTCCTCGACTAGCCACTCGTTCTGACCGAAGGGTGAACTCATACCGCTCACGACAGCGTCTCGCCTCGATTCCTGGTCACCTGGCGAGGCAATTGCGCCGCGCCCACCTGCCTCATAAAGGCTAGCCTCTCCCGGATATTCCGGCAGGCCCGCGGCCCGGTATCCGCCGACCGCGAACGGGCCCGCTAGGCGGAGTCGGCATCGGCGTCACACAGAGCCGGCACCAGGTGCAGGTTCACCGGCCAATGATCGGCAGCCGGTCCGAACGCCTCACGGGTATTGCCGACGATCTTCTTGCCCATCAGACGGTTGCCGATCGCCCCGATCACCGCCCCCAGGCCGATCGGCAACACCTTGCCGAACGCCAGTGCGCCGCGGCGCAGCGTGAAGCGTTTGACGAAGTAGCCCAGCAGTCGTGAATTCAGTTCTTTGACCGCCGGCAGCGGCAGGGCGGCGACCCCCGCGGATCCCTCGGCCAGCCAGGCCCCGCCGGTGCGCCCGGTACCGAGCAGATCGGTAATGGCGCTCTTGCCCCGGTCACCCACCAACACCGCCAGCACCAGGGCGCGGCGCCGGTCCCGATCGTCGACGGGGATGCCGTGCACCTCGGCGACGGACAGCACGTAGAACGCGGTGGCCTCCAGGAAGACCGCGGTCTCGCCGGCCACCGCCGACAATGCGATCAGCGTGCCGATGGCGGGTACCGCCGCGGTAGCGCCCACCGCCGCACCGCTGGCCGTGGCCGCCGCCAGGTAGCGCTTTTCCAGCTTCGTCAGGATCTGCGCCGGGCCGGCGTCGGGATGGCGGCGCCGCAGGCGTTCGAGGTGGGCGCGTACCGCCGGGCCCTGCACACGCTCGCTGCGCTCGATGACCTGCGACAGCACCCGAGCCGCCATACCGGGCTTCTCCTCGGCGATGACGGGCACCGGCGCCTGCGCCGGCTTCCGCCGTCGAAAGATGCCCATGATTGCCTCCCGTGTCGACGCTCGTGATTTCAGGCTAACGGTCTGGTCGTGGTTACCCGTTTCGGCGGCCCCGGCCGCGAGGAGGCCGCCGACCGCGCACACCGGCGATGCGAGTTGTTCCCGACATCATCTGTCCGTAGCGTCGGATGAGGCGGCTTTATGCCCCGAACGGCAGCAGTGCGGCGATGGGAAGGGCGGCGCTTGAGTAGCACGAGTAGCCGGGCCCGGACCGGGGAGCGGATGCAACGCGCCGACGCTGCACGTCGCACGGGCGCGCCGCCCGCCCCGGTCGACGAGGTCAACCCGTGGAACGCCCTGTGGGCGATGATGCTCGGCTTCTTCGTGATCCTGGTGGATTCCACGATCGTGGCGGTGGCCAATCCGAGCATCATGGCGGCCTTGGACGTCGGCTACGACACGGTGATCTGGGTTACCAGCGCCTACCTGCTGGCCTATGCGGTCCCCCTGCTGGTCGCCGGACGATTGGGCGACCAGTTCGGGCCCAAGAATCTTTACCTGATCGGGCTCGCCGTGTTCACCGCGGCGTCGTTGTGGTGTGGGCTGTCCGGCAGCGTCGAGATGTTGGTCACCGCGCGGGCGGTCCAGGGCATCGGGGCCGCACTGCTGACCCCGCAGACCCTGGCGGTGATCACCCGGACGTTCCCGGCGGAGCGGCGCGGGGTGGCGATGAGCGTGTGGGGCGCCACCGCCGGGGTCGCGACGCTGGTCGGGCCGCTGGCGGGCGGGGTGCTGGTGGACCGGCTGGGCTGGGAGTGGATCTTCTTCGTCAACGTCCCCGTCGGTGCGGTGGGACTGGTGCTGGCCATCGTGCTGATCCCCGAACTCCCGGTGCACCGGCACCGTTTCGACGTCCTCGGGGTGGTGTTGTCGGGGATCGGGATGTTCCTGGTGGTCTTCGCCCTGCAGGAAGGCGAATCCCAGGGCTGGGCGGCGTGGATCTGGGCGCTGATCGCCGGCGGCATCGTCTTTCTGGCGGTCTTCGTCTACTGGCAGGCCGTCACCGCGGGCGAACCGCTGGTCCCGCTGCATATCTTCCGCGATCTGGACTTCGGCCTGTCCAACGCCGGCGTCGCCGTGATCGGCTTCGCCGCCACCGCGATGGTGTTGCCGGCGATGTTCTATGCGCAGGCGGTCTGCGGTATGTCACCGACTCGTTCGGCGCTGCTGACCGCGCCGATGGCGATCGCCTCCGGTGCCCTGGCGCCGGTCGTGGGGCGGATCGTCGACCGGGCGCAGCCCCGCACGGTCGTGGGGTTCGGCTTCTCGGTGTTGGCGATCGCGCTGACCTGGCTGTCGATCGAGATGA from Mycolicibacter sp. MU0083 includes:
- a CDS encoding MFS transporter encodes the protein MQRADAARRTGAPPAPVDEVNPWNALWAMMLGFFVILVDSTIVAVANPSIMAALDVGYDTVIWVTSAYLLAYAVPLLVAGRLGDQFGPKNLYLIGLAVFTAASLWCGLSGSVEMLVTARAVQGIGAALLTPQTLAVITRTFPAERRGVAMSVWGATAGVATLVGPLAGGVLVDRLGWEWIFFVNVPVGAVGLVLAIVLIPELPVHRHRFDVLGVVLSGIGMFLVVFALQEGESQGWAAWIWALIAGGIVFLAVFVYWQAVTAGEPLVPLHIFRDLDFGLSNAGVAVIGFAATAMVLPAMFYAQAVCGMSPTRSALLTAPMAIASGALAPVVGRIVDRAQPRTVVGFGFSVLAIALTWLSIEMTPVTPIWRLVLPFTAVGAGMAFIWSPLAATATRNLPPHLAGAGSGVYNATRQVGAVLGSAGMAAFMTSRIAADLPPMSGGSRPEQASAVLQLPEFLHEPFAAAMSESMLLPAFIALFGVTAALFMGGIVMAPARREPRPRDSADAGAGGNTVAAADPGDRAVVAPERVSLPRHFSARTPERDAPTDPIPVIAAPPAPVPSSVRDDEPITEPLTVEIPRAVPGFLEMESHPLLHNGFRVDGGRHVRPAVNGEPVSDVLAKFGITAGGATRRNRHYREDTADAPTAGRHARR